A region from the Lolium perenne isolate Kyuss_39 chromosome 4, Kyuss_2.0, whole genome shotgun sequence genome encodes:
- the LOC127347346 gene encoding BTB/POZ and MATH domain-containing protein 1 has protein sequence MSAAGLGLGRLTRSATRILAKQANGFHLLRIDGYSQTKTVLPGHKLSCNGFNVGGHSWRIDYYPNGRDTSANHNAISLYLQLTNRLPQHLQARYRFSLLDHGGNAAYELPAANGTFIPVPEVNHYALQNAGTQPGTGCGHEEFIGKEELERREHLIRNDSIVIRCDVGVAEIGNSWLAQDELNAWEDGEESEEEGYEAPGGYGAPRRRNRRKRRADDKEYVKWCLAQR, from the coding sequence ATGTCCGCCGCCGGCCTTGGTCTTGGTCGTCTGACGCGGTCGGCCACGAGGATCCTGGCGAAGCAGGCGAACGGGTTCCACCTTCTCCGCATCGACGGCTACTCGCAGACCAAGACCGTCCTCCCCGGCCACAAGCTCTCCTGCAACGGCTTCAACGTCGGCGGCCACTCGTGGCGCATCGACTACTACCCCAACGGCCGCGACACCTCGGCGAACCACAACGCCATCTCTCTGTACCTTCAGCTCACCAACCGCCTCCCGCAGCACCTCCAGGCGCGGTACAGGTTCAGCCTGCTGGACCACGGCGGCAACGCCGCCTACGAGCTCCCCGCCGCGAATGGAACCTTCATCCCCGTCCCAGAGGTCAACCACTACGCGCTCCAAAACGCCGGGACGCAGCCAGGCACGGGATGCGGCCACGAGGAGTTCATCGGGAAGGAGGAGCTGGAGAGGCGCGAGCACCTGATCCGCAACGACAGCATCGTGATCCGGTGCGACGTGGGCGTCGCGGAGATTGGCAACTCGTGGTTGGCGCAGGACGAGCTTAACGCGTGGGAAGATGGGGAGGAGTCGGAGGAGGAGGGCTACGAGGCACCAGGAGGCTATGGCGCTCCTCGCCGCCGAAATCGACGCAAGCGTAGGGCGGACGACAAGGAATACGTCAAGTGGTGCTTAGCCCAACGATGA